A single genomic interval of Apium graveolens cultivar Ventura unplaced genomic scaffold, ASM990537v1 ctg8206, whole genome shotgun sequence harbors:
- the LOC141704744 gene encoding B3 domain-containing protein REM20-like, with protein MEMMIQAEGDDDVEEDHDALVPDQDNTFRVRLLLSLVDQRGHGVYIPRWMRTFYAKWGRRTTVFLSVGETLWNVDVRKMKKCCRFAKGWDKFTRDNNLTVGQILTFQYIGNFTFVVFV; from the exons ATGGAAATGATGATTCAAGCGGAAGGAGATGATGATGTAGAAGAAG ACCATGATGCCTTAGTTCCTGATCAAGACAATACTTTCAGAGTTCGATTGTTACTTTCTCTTGTTGATCAGCGTGGTCATGGAGTG TATATTCCAAGGTGGATGAGAACTTTTTATGCAAAATGGGGTAGACGTACTACAGTTTTCTTATCCGTAGGTGAAACACTTTGGAATGTTGATGTTCGGAAAATGAAGAAATGTTGCAGGTTTGCAAAGGGCTGGGATAAATTCACAAGGGATAACAATCTCACTGTTGGTCAGATTCTAACCTTTCAGTATATTGGCAATTTCACCTTCGTAGTATTTGTTTAG